A window of Pedococcus aerophilus contains these coding sequences:
- the ychF gene encoding redox-regulated ATPase YchF, whose translation MALTIGIVGLPNVGKSTMFNALTKNNVLAANYPFATIEPNVGVVPLPDSRLGKLAEIFSSEKILPATVSFVDIAGIVRGASEGEGLGNKFLANIREADAICQVVRAFEDGDVVHVDGKVSPASDIETIHTELILADLQTLEKAVPRLEKESRIQKEKKASHANAVAAQKVLEEGHTLYAAGAAAGVDLDDARQLGLLTTKPFIYVFNLDEDQLGDAELHASLRALVEPADAVFLNAKLEMDLMEMEADEAMELLESFGATESGLDQLARTGFHTLGLQTYLTAGPKESRAWTIGRGWTAPQAAGVIHTDFQRGFIKAEIVSFDDLVEAGSMAAAKSAGKVRIEGKEYVMADGDVVEFRFNV comes from the coding sequence GTGGCTCTCACTATCGGAATCGTCGGTCTGCCCAACGTCGGCAAGTCCACGATGTTCAACGCCCTGACCAAGAACAACGTGCTCGCCGCGAACTACCCGTTCGCGACCATCGAGCCGAACGTCGGGGTCGTGCCCCTGCCGGACTCCCGCCTGGGCAAGCTCGCCGAGATCTTCTCCTCGGAGAAGATCCTCCCCGCGACCGTGTCCTTCGTCGACATCGCCGGCATCGTCCGCGGTGCCTCTGAGGGGGAGGGGCTGGGCAACAAGTTCCTCGCCAACATCCGCGAGGCCGACGCGATCTGCCAGGTCGTGCGCGCGTTCGAGGACGGCGACGTCGTCCACGTCGACGGCAAGGTCTCGCCCGCGTCCGACATCGAGACGATCCACACCGAGCTGATCCTCGCCGACCTGCAGACCCTCGAGAAGGCCGTGCCGCGCCTCGAGAAGGAGTCGCGGATCCAGAAGGAGAAGAAGGCCTCCCACGCCAACGCCGTGGCGGCGCAGAAGGTCCTCGAGGAGGGCCACACCCTGTATGCAGCCGGTGCGGCTGCCGGGGTCGACCTCGATGACGCGCGCCAGCTCGGCCTGCTCACCACCAAGCCGTTCATCTACGTCTTCAACCTCGACGAGGACCAGCTCGGCGACGCCGAGCTGCACGCCTCGCTGCGGGCGCTCGTCGAGCCCGCCGACGCCGTGTTCCTCAACGCCAAGCTCGAGATGGACCTCATGGAGATGGAGGCCGACGAGGCGATGGAGCTCCTCGAGTCCTTCGGCGCCACCGAGTCCGGGCTCGACCAGCTCGCGCGCACCGGGTTCCACACCCTGGGCCTGCAGACCTACCTGACGGCCGGGCCCAAGGAGTCGCGCGCGTGGACCATCGGTCGCGGGTGGACCGCACCGCAGGCGGCCGGAGTCATCCACACCGACTTCCAGCGTGGGTTCATCAAGGCCGAGATCGTGTCCTTCGACGACCTCGTCGAGGCGGGCTCCATGGCGGCGGCCAAGTCCGCAGGCAAGGTCCGCATCGAGGGCAAGGAGTACGTCATGGCCGACGGCGACGTCGTGGAGTTCCGCTTCAACGTCTAG